A segment of the Lelliottia amnigena genome:
GCCTTTTATGAACTCGTACGGTTGCGTGGTCATGCCGTACTGCACAAACCAGTAGGTATCCAGATCCACACCGCGCCGGGTGTATTTCGCCAGCGACGGCTCCAGCGACAGAATACCGCCCAGCCGGTTGGTGCGCTTCTCCAGATAGGCGTTATTCTGCGCAACGACGTGTGTGATATCAGCCTGAACCTGCAGCTGACCGAGCGCGTGCTGGTCAGCACCGACGGCGGGATCTCGACGGTTGAGGCGGAGCCGGAACCTGATGAGCCAGAAGAGATGTGGAGGGTGAAACGTGAATAATCTGCACAAGATGGACGAGTGGCTAGCGGCACTGCTGGCGAATCTGGAGCCTGCTGCACGTCAGCGCATGATGCGGGAACTGGCGCAGGAGGTGCGGCGGAATCAGCAAAATAATATTCGGCTACAGCGTAATCCTGACGGCAGTGGCTACGAGCCGCGAAAGGTCACGGCCCGGACTAAAAAGGGGCGCATCAAGCGGCAGATGTTTGCGAAGTTGCGCACGGCGAAATACCTGAAAACTGCCGCCAGCGCGGATTCAGCCAGCGTGCAGTTTACAGGGAAGGTGCAGCGCATTGCGCGGGTGCATCATTATGGCTTACGCGATCGTGTCAGACGTAAGGGGCCAGAGGTACGTTATGTTGAGAGAAAATTATTAGGTGTAAATAGTACAGTGAAGAACGAAGTGTACAATTTCTTGATTAATACGATTAAATAATCCTTACGAACTATTGAAATCCTCTTGTGCTCATCTATCTTATAAAAATGATAAAAAGGTTTTACTGCTTCTCATATAGTCAATGTAATGTTGATGAGAACATTGTTTTTATCTTTTAATAGGCGTCATTTTGTTATGTTGTTAATTTCACACAGCTTGCTCTGGAGTCGAATATGGCTAGATTTGCTTGTGCTGTTATCCCTATCCTTTTCCTTGTTGGGTGTGCTTCAAAAACTATAAATGATAGCAATAGTTTTGCGGATGCAGGGATTGTTTATTCCTCCTCAATGGATAAGTTTTTAGGTAAGGTAATTGGTTATACTACGGAGTATAGTAATTTTGCATTATTGCATTACAGAAAAGTCCCAATAAATCAAACGCCAGACAAGCTCTCAGCACAAATTAAATTTGAGGATGATAAAACTATAGCTGATATAAAAGATCTCGAAGCAATTAAAATTCGAGTTGCATTAAGTTCTGGGTATTTCACTTCATTGAAGAAAATTGCGAATGATGCGTCTGACAAAGAAATCACTGCTGAAGGGGCGTCTCTGGTAACGAAAATTGACTCAGGAAGTAAATTTCTTGGAACCAATGAGTTGAGTGCAGAGGATAAGAATTATATTGAACAAATTACATCAAATGCTTCCAAGATGTACAAGGCGGGTAAGATTAGTGCGTCATTAAAACAAGCTTCTCCAGATATAGCAACAGAATTAATCATCCATAAAAAAGTTCTTGCTGCATTTAGTGGTGTATATATAGGCGACTTGAAGGATTATTCTGATAATAATTATGTTAATAATGTAAAAGAGCCATATATAAAACATATGAAAAATATAAATGCAGAGTTATGGGGGGATGGTCGAAAAGAATGGATTACAACTCAATCCAAATTAGCTCATTTTGATATTGTGAAAACAGCCCCTGATAAAATGTTAGATTTACTCTATAAAACAACAAGTGGCGAGGGAGGGTCAGTTTCGGCATTGCGTGATCAGGCTGAAATTCAGCAGTTTGCTTCATTTGTCGATTCTCTAACTACAGATATCAATATGGGGGTTAAAAAATGACTGAGCAAGAACAACAGCTTATTCAATATACGGTGGATACTTTAAGATCTATAAGGAATAAATTTTATCAGTATTCTGATGCAGAATTGACATCTATGAGTTTAAAGGATCAGTCGTTATACAGTGATAATCTTACAAAATTAATTCAGGCTATTGCTGTGCTGGATCATGCTAACTATCAAGCCATTATCGATGAATTTTCAAGGAATACATCAAAACTGCAAGAGGCACTTGAAAGAAATAATGAGTTTTTAGATCAGACTAATAATGTGGTTCAGGTCGTTAGAGGTATTAATGAGTTTTTGGCTATAGTATTGCCAATAATTTTACTTCTTATTTGACCTAGCGGAATCATCTTTTACTGGTAGTGTTCCATACATTATTGTTGCCACTTGCACGATGGATACGAGTAAGTGGCACAGTTCATTGTGCACGTAACAGAACAATTCAGTTAAGTTGTCGCATATACGTGTAATAAACCAACATTCCCCCCATGAACGCTCACCCGACCCATTACCACGGTGAGCACCGCCATCGTGGGCATGGTCTGCACCGGCGATGATGCCGATGCGGCAATGTTTCCTCTCAACAAACCGGTTCTGCTAACCGACGTCCTGACCGCCAGCGGCAAGGCGGGCGAGTCCGGCACGCTGGCCCGTTCGCTCGATGCCATTGCTGACCAGGCCAAACCCGTCACCGTCGTGGTACGTGTCGCCCAGGGCGAAACTGAAGCGGAAACCACCTCTAACATCCTCGGCGGCGTCACCGCTGACGGCAAAAAAACAGGCATGAAAGCGCTGCTGTCGGCGCAGTCTCAGCTCGGCGTGAAACCGCGCATCCTTGGCGTGCCGGGGCATGACACGCAGGCCGTTGCCACTGAGCTGCTGAGTGTGGCGCAGAGTCTGCGCGGGTTTGCCTATCTGTCCGCCTATGGCTGCAAAACCGTGGAAGACGCCATTGCCTACCGCGCTAATTTCAGCCAGCGCGAGGGGATGCTGATCTGGCCTGACTTCATCAACTTTGACACCGTACTGAATGCCGACGCGACGGCGTACGCCTCCGCCCGTGCGCTTGGCCTGCGTGCCAAAATTGACGAGCAGATCGGCTGGCACAAAACGCTCTCCAACGTCGGCGTGAACGGCGTCACCGGGCTGTCCGCTGATGTGTTCTGGGATTTGCAGGACCCGGCAACCGATGCAGGGCTGCTTAACCAGAACGACGTCACCACGCTTATCCGCAAGGACGGTTTCCGCTTCTGGGGTTCCCGCTGCCTCAGTGACGATCCGCTGTTTGCCTTTGAGAACTACACCCGCACCGCGCAGGTGCTGGCGGACACCATCGCTGAAGCGCATATGTGGGCGGTGGACGGCGTGCTGAATCCGTCACTGGCCCGCGACATTATCGAAGGTATCCGTGCCAAATTGCGCAGCCTGAAAACGCAGGGCTACATCATCGGCGCGGACTGCTGGCTGGATGAGTCCGTGAACGATAAAGATTCCCTGAAAGCCGGGAAGCTCACCATCGACTACGACTACACGCCGGTGCCACCTCTGGAAAACCTGATGCTGCGCCAGCGCATCACCGATCAGTACCTGCTGGACTTCTCCAGCCAGGTCAGTGCGTAAGGGGACACCATGGCTTTACCACGCAAGTTAAAACACCTGAACCTGTTTAACGACGGGAACAACTGGCAGGGGATCGTCGAGTCGCTGACCCTGCCGAAATTCACCCGCAAGTTCGAGAAGTATCGCGGCGGCGGGATGCCGGGCGCGGTGGACGTGGATATGGGGCTGGATGACGGCGCGATTGATACGGAGTTCTCCATCGGGGGCACCGAGCTGTTGCTGTTCAAGCAGATGGGCAAAGCGACGGTGGACGCCATCCAGTTGCGCTTTACCGGCTCTATCCAGCGTGACGACACAGGCGAAGTGCAGGCGGTTGAACTGGTTGTGCGCGGGCGTCACAAAGAGCTGGATTCCGGCGAGTGGAAAACGGGCGAGAGCAGCACAACCAAAGTCACCAGCACCAACAGCTACGCGAAGCTGACCATTAACGGCGACGTGCTGTATGAGGTCGATCTGGTCAACATGATTGAAATCGTGGACGGCGTGGACCTGATGGAAGCGCACCGTAACGCCCTCGGCCTCTGATTAACCTTAACGGCGCGGGCAGCCGCGCCAGTACCCACGAACAGGACACGAACATGAGCGATAAACCGACCGAAAAGGCCGTGCAGCTGGATACCCCGATCAAGCGCGGCAAAACAGAAATCACCGAAATCATTCTGCGTAAACCGCAGTCCGGCGCGCTGCGTGGCACCCGCCTGCAGGCCATCATGGATATGGATGTGGGCGCGATGATGACCGTTATTCCGCGTATTTCCACGCCGACCCTGACCGCGCAGGAAATGGCGGAGCTGGACCCCGCCGACCTCACCGCACTGTCGGTCGAGGTGGTGACTTTTTTATTGAAGAAGTCGGTGCTTGCCGGTTTGCCGACAGCCTGACGGTTGATGACCTGGTGGCAGACATTGCCACCATCTTTCACTGGTCGCCGTCCGTCACTGACGTTATGCCGTTAGGAGAACAGCAACGAAGAATGCATGCCGTCCGCGCCACCTATTCCCGTAGCCTGGAGGTCCGTGACCGTATCGCCGGAGCCGGAGCAAGCACCACTGCGGCAGGTGTCGGAATGGGCGCACCGGTGATGGCGGCGGTGAAAAGCTACGCCAGCATGGAAGATGCCATGAAGGGCGTGGCAAAGCAGGTCAACGGCCTGCGCGACGACAACGGCAACCGTACCGCCCGGTTCTACGAAATGCAGGACGCCATCAAAGCCGCCAGTGAAAAGCTACCGATGGAAAACGGCGCAGTAGATTATGCCGCGCTGGTTGAAGGCGGGGCGCGCATGAACGTGGCGAACCCCAACGATTCCTGGGCGGACCAGAAGCGCGACCTGCTGGCTTTCGCGAGCACAGCGGCCAAAGCGTCCACGGCGTTCGAACTGCCCGCTGATGAGCTGTCCGAAGGGCTGGGGAAAATCGCCAGTCTGTATAAGGTGCCAACCCGCAATATCGAACAGCTGGGCGACGCGCTGAACTACCTGGACGATAACGCCATGTCAAAGGGCGCTGACATTATCGACGTGCTGCAGCGTATGGGGGGCGTGGCGGACCGTCTGGATTATCGCAAGGCCGCCGCGCTCGGCTCCACGTTCCTGTCATTAGGTGCTGCGCCAGAAATTGCCGCCAGCGCGTCGAACGCCATGGTGCGCGAGCTGTCGATTGCCTCCATGCAGAGCAATCGATTCATGGACGGTATGGATCTCCTGAAGCTGAAACCAGCAGAGCTTGAAAAGCAGATG
Coding sequences within it:
- a CDS encoding phage tail-like protein yields the protein MDEWLAALLANLEPAARQRMMRELAQEVRRNQQNNIRLQRNPDGSGYEPRKVTARTKKGRIKRQMFAKLRTAKYLKTAASADSASVQFTGKVQRIARVHHYGLRDRVRRKGPEVRYVERKLLGVNSTVKNEVYNFLINTIK
- a CDS encoding major tail sheath protein — its product is MVCTGDDADAAMFPLNKPVLLTDVLTASGKAGESGTLARSLDAIADQAKPVTVVVRVAQGETEAETTSNILGGVTADGKKTGMKALLSAQSQLGVKPRILGVPGHDTQAVATELLSVAQSLRGFAYLSAYGCKTVEDAIAYRANFSQREGMLIWPDFINFDTVLNADATAYASARALGLRAKIDEQIGWHKTLSNVGVNGVTGLSADVFWDLQDPATDAGLLNQNDVTTLIRKDGFRFWGSRCLSDDPLFAFENYTRTAQVLADTIAEAHMWAVDGVLNPSLARDIIEGIRAKLRSLKTQGYIIGADCWLDESVNDKDSLKAGKLTIDYDYTPVPPLENLMLRQRITDQYLLDFSSQVSA
- a CDS encoding major tail tube protein, translating into MALPRKLKHLNLFNDGNNWQGIVESLTLPKFTRKFEKYRGGGMPGAVDVDMGLDDGAIDTEFSIGGTELLLFKQMGKATVDAIQLRFTGSIQRDDTGEVQAVELVVRGRHKELDSGEWKTGESSTTKVTSTNSYAKLTINGDVLYEVDLVNMIEIVDGVDLMEAHRNALGL
- a CDS encoding putative phage tail protein E, with amino-acid sequence MSDKPTEKAVQLDTPIKRGKTEITEIILRKPQSGALRGTRLQAIMDMDVGAMMTVIPRISTPTLTAQEMAELDPADLTALSVEVVTFLLKKSVLAGLPTA